The Camelina sativa cultivar DH55 chromosome 14, Cs, whole genome shotgun sequence genome includes a window with the following:
- the LOC104739655 gene encoding ras and EF-hand domain-containing protein homolog produces MELLKLSKFRLQLQSMIGEVRELRERERSVTDQIILVNQRQKQTEEEYSRKLQELQAEVDSSRETQEALERKVSYLQNDYSLLENKQNELKTTTQNLLQSRENFLNAYQESFCEMKCSIEARDRKIAILNEKITSHLTLFDSIEKEASTIKKVIHEVQGLVDQKEDVVSGLKEKMDHVSTYEKVFIDKIRSLEENIEYHESVLQRKETIISELSAQLEAEKIKNEYQHQIEELQKTLQVKDLVVENLISEKEALYSEVKSLEMILQRIQESASLMTGEDRRVFTSILTFEQGADESNKRSRHNDSVDKMEDFLCEVPVMHSQENSVKVVPSASPSCQHQNTDCRSIQDDDHQLDSAEYLQHNTVGGNWQSNNNHNHFEIEEKCKELMNQPDSECSTNRV; encoded by the exons ATGGAGCTTCTCAAGCTGTCAAAATTCAGATTGCAGCTTCAGTCAATGATCGGAGAAGTGCGAGAACTACGT gaaagGGAGAGATCAGTCACAGATCAGATTATTCTTGTGAATCAG AGACAGAAGCAAACGGAGGAGGAATACAGCAGGAAATTGCAGGAGCTTCAAGCTGAGGTAGATTCTTCTAGAGAAACACAGGAGGCACTCGAGAGGAAG GTGAGTTACCTTCAGAACGACTATAGTTTGCTGGAAAACAAGCAGAACGAATTGAAGACTACTACCCAGAACCTGCTTCAATCACGTGAAAACTTCTTAAATGCTTACCAG GAGTCGTTTTGTGAAATGAAATGTTCAATTGAAGCCAGGGATAGGAAAATTGCTATTTTAAACGAGAAGATAACCTCTCATCTTACATTGTTTGATTCAATTGAGAAAGAGGCATCGACAATCAAAAAGGTTATACACGAAGTTCAGGGCCTTGTGGATCAAAAAGAAGATGTAG TGAGTGGCTTGAAAGAGAAAATGGACCATGTCTCTACATATGAAAAAGTGTTTATAG ATAAAATCAGAAGTTTAGAAGAGAACATTGAATACCATGAATCGGTATTACAGAGGAAGGAGACTATAATATCAGAGCTTTCGGCTCAGCTGGAAGCagaaaagattaaaaatgaatatcaaCATCAAATCGAAGAG CTTCAGAAAACTTTGCAGGTGAAAGATTTAGTTGTAGAGAACTTGATTTCTGAGAAAGAG GCATTGTATTCTGAAGTGAAGAGTTTGGAGATGATTTTACAGCGGATTCAGGAGTCTGCATCCCTGATGACTGGAGAG GATAGAAGGGTGTTCACATCAATACTGACATTCGAACAAGGTGCCGATGAGAGTAACAAAAGATCCAG GCACAATGACTCAGTTGACAAAATGGAGGATTTTCTATGTGAAGTTCCTGTTATGCATTCTCAAGAAAACTCAG TAAAAGTAGTTCCATCAGCATCTCCTAGTTGTCAGCACCAAAACACAGACTGCAGATCGATAcaagatgatgatcatcaaCTGGATTCGGCTGAGTACCTGCAGCATAACACAGTCGGTGGCAATTGGCAGAGTAATAATAACCATAACCACTTTGAGATTGAG GAAAAGTGCAAAGAGTTGATGAACCAGCCTGATTCAGAGTGCTCAACAAATCGTGTATAA